One segment of Halalkalicoccus tibetensis DNA contains the following:
- a CDS encoding DUF1328 family protein, with protein sequence MLELAILFFILAIVAGALGAGGVAGLSMTIAKWLVLAFLVLAIISLVL encoded by the coding sequence ATGCTTGAGCTCGCGATCCTGTTTTTCATCCTCGCGATCGTGGCCGGGGCTCTCGGCGCCGGCGGGGTCGCGGGACTGTCGATGACGATCGCCAAATGGCTGGTGCTCGCGTTCCTGGTCCTGGCGATCATCTCGCTCGTTCTGTGA
- the mce gene encoding methylmalonyl-CoA epimerase, with translation MRFDHAGIATDDAEGLTELFGTVFDAPLVHEERFDGMDVRFLDLGNGCFELLEPREGGTIARYLERNGPGIHHLALETDDVEAALDDARAEGVELIDEEPRPGAWGHEVAFLHPKSTGGVLIEFVEHG, from the coding sequence ATGCGCTTCGATCACGCCGGCATCGCGACCGACGATGCGGAGGGGCTGACCGAGCTGTTCGGGACCGTTTTCGACGCCCCGCTCGTCCACGAGGAGCGGTTCGACGGGATGGACGTGCGCTTTCTCGACCTCGGGAACGGCTGCTTCGAGCTGCTCGAGCCCCGCGAGGGCGGGACGATCGCCCGGTATCTCGAGCGAAACGGGCCGGGGATCCACCACCTCGCACTCGAGACCGATGACGTCGAGGCGGCGCTCGACGACGCCCGCGCGGAGGGGGTCGAGCTCATCGACGAGGAGCCCCGTCCCGGCGCGTGGGGCCACGAGGTCGCCTTCCTGCACCCGAAGTCCACGGGCGGGGTGCTGATCGAGTTCGTCGAGCACGGGTAG
- a CDS encoding FAD-dependent oxidoreductase: protein MEPTDVTIEAVRDVGSDTVAVDLETPEGFDARPGQFVKLSTDVDGEHVSRFYTLSSPDVGETFETTIGIDPEGELGPWIVDAEGETVTVEGPYGSAYYEDEPDSLILAGGPGVGPAVGIGERALADGNDATVVYCDDEPVHEDRLAELQGAGATVVVTDELADHVASYYDGQQVFVYGFQEFVTEALDALEDAGGDPDDAKVENFG from the coding sequence ATGGAACCCACTGACGTGACGATCGAGGCGGTCAGGGACGTCGGCAGCGACACCGTCGCGGTCGACCTCGAGACCCCCGAGGGCTTCGACGCGCGGCCCGGCCAGTTCGTCAAACTGTCGACCGACGTCGACGGCGAGCACGTCTCGCGCTTCTACACCCTCTCGTCGCCCGACGTCGGCGAGACCTTCGAGACCACCATCGGGATCGACCCCGAGGGCGAGCTCGGGCCGTGGATCGTCGACGCCGAGGGCGAGACCGTCACCGTCGAGGGCCCCTACGGCAGCGCCTACTACGAGGACGAACCCGACTCGCTGATCCTCGCGGGCGGGCCGGGCGTCGGCCCCGCGGTCGGCATCGGCGAGCGCGCGCTGGCCGACGGCAACGACGCCACGGTCGTCTACTGCGACGACGAGCCCGTCCACGAGGACCGGCTGGCCGAGCTTCAGGGGGCGGGCGCGACCGTCGTCGTCACCGACGAACTGGCCGACCACGTCGCGAGCTACTACGACGGCCAGCAGGTCTTCGTCTACGGCTTCCAGGAGTTCGTCACCGAGGCGCTCGACGCCCTCGAGGACGCCGGCGGCGACCCCGACGACGCGAAGGTCGAGAACTTCGGATGA
- a CDS encoding Nramp family divalent metal transporter, with product MATDHTSRGRLGGVSAVIKEYGLAFVMVASYFGSGSVFIASQAGVAHGYTLLWAVVGAALLGFMAQDMSARLGIHGTSLMVFVRRKLGRGGATAVALFLSIGCVAWTIGLVAAVGAAVQFVTGGAVAWQPVAVVTTFVAMGVGLLNYDLVENFMIAMMLALMAMFLIVMIPSGADPTAVATGFVPTVPNTAALTVAAGLLGTTALWPNFFLESILVEKKGWTTESDLSTMRKDLAVGYTVGGITTMAILIVAAALLPALGYTTLESFITPGEALVEVFGAWAMILFVAGTAAAAFNSIIPIMWTPAYIIPQAMGEEPTKESRLFKLIFVGGTSFGVFSPLVASTLGLGVVDMVVLFPTYNGIFGLPLAAALLFWAVNDRETMGEHTNTLKYNAVNAALVLLAIVLAVLAVQDFIDMLFGGGL from the coding sequence ATGGCAACGGATCACACGTCACGCGGTCGGCTCGGCGGGGTATCGGCGGTAATCAAGGAATACGGGCTCGCGTTCGTGATGGTCGCGAGCTACTTCGGCTCCGGCTCGGTGTTCATCGCGAGCCAGGCCGGCGTCGCACACGGCTACACCCTGCTGTGGGCGGTCGTCGGCGCGGCGCTGCTGGGCTTCATGGCCCAGGACATGAGTGCCCGGCTCGGCATCCACGGCACCTCGTTGATGGTGTTCGTCAGGCGCAAGCTCGGGCGGGGCGGCGCGACGGCCGTCGCGCTGTTCCTCTCGATCGGCTGTGTCGCCTGGACCATCGGCCTGGTCGCCGCGGTCGGGGCAGCCGTCCAGTTCGTCACCGGCGGGGCGGTCGCCTGGCAGCCGGTCGCGGTCGTGACGACGTTCGTCGCGATGGGGGTCGGCCTGCTGAACTACGACCTCGTCGAGAACTTCATGATCGCGATGATGCTCGCGCTGATGGCGATGTTCCTGATCGTCATGATCCCGAGCGGCGCGGACCCGACGGCGGTCGCGACCGGGTTCGTCCCGACGGTGCCCAACACCGCCGCGCTCACCGTCGCGGCCGGGCTGCTCGGGACGACCGCGCTCTGGCCCAACTTCTTCCTCGAGTCGATCCTCGTCGAGAAGAAGGGCTGGACCACTGAATCCGACCTCTCGACGATGCGAAAGGACCTCGCGGTCGGCTATACGGTGGGAGGGATCACGACGATGGCGATCCTGATCGTCGCCGCCGCGCTCCTGCCCGCGCTGGGCTACACCACCCTCGAGTCGTTCATCACGCCCGGCGAGGCGCTCGTCGAGGTGTTCGGCGCGTGGGCGATGATCCTCTTCGTCGCCGGGACCGCCGCCGCGGCGTTCAACAGCATCATCCCGATCATGTGGACGCCCGCCTACATCATCCCGCAGGCGATGGGCGAGGAGCCGACCAAGGAGAGCCGGCTGTTCAAGCTCATCTTCGTCGGCGGGACGAGCTTCGGCGTGTTCTCGCCGTTGGTCGCCTCCACGCTCGGCCTCGGCGTCGTCGACATGGTCGTGCTGTTCCCGACCTACAACGGCATCTTCGGGCTGCCGCTGGCCGCGGCGTTGCTGTTCTGGGCGGTCAACGACCGCGAGACGATGGGCGAGCACACGAACACGCTGAAGTACAACGCCGTCAACGCGGCGCTCGTCCTGCTCGCGATCGTCCTCGCGGTGCTCGCGGTGCAGGACTTCATCGACATGCTCTTCGGCGGCGGGCTGTAG
- a CDS encoding NAD(P)/FAD-dependent oxidoreductase — MTHVAIVGAYGSAGVAVAESLADRGVELTLIDDGDPGGGLCILRGCMPSKEVLSAAAHRFQARHDNRLSGIPEVDIGAVVERKDRQVSEFAEHRRDAVHELAERENVEFIHETARFVDSHTLAVGDREIEADYVVIATGSTVNVPDLPGIDEVDPMTSADVLDTTEFPDSGIVMGFGYVGLELVPYLSEAAGMELTVIEHDERPIDEAPPGYGDTVLDLYREQFGIEVLTDATERSVERGEDGGVRMEVEHDGRTESLEADQLFAFTGRKPNLDGLGLENTDLSPEEGWVEDTMRARDDPHTFVVGDANGREPILHVAKEQGYHAADNLVAHKAGRELLPYENVVHRVIFSGLGVYPFARVGHTEESAREEGYDPEVVTRAAASDGVFKVKDVPEGLATLVVAQDGTVLGYQGLHHHADSMAKTMQIVVELGLDVRELPDRAYHPTLPEILDGLFRETSARLDG; from the coding sequence ATGACACACGTCGCGATCGTCGGCGCCTACGGCAGCGCCGGCGTCGCCGTTGCGGAGTCACTGGCCGACAGGGGCGTCGAGCTGACCCTGATCGACGACGGCGACCCGGGCGGCGGGCTCTGTATCCTCCGGGGCTGTATGCCCTCGAAAGAGGTGCTTTCGGCCGCAGCTCACCGGTTCCAGGCCCGCCACGACAACCGGCTCTCCGGGATCCCCGAGGTCGACATCGGGGCGGTCGTCGAGCGAAAGGACCGCCAGGTCTCGGAGTTCGCCGAACACCGCCGTGACGCGGTCCACGAGCTCGCCGAGCGCGAGAACGTCGAGTTCATCCACGAGACGGCGCGCTTCGTCGACTCGCATACCCTCGCGGTCGGCGATCGGGAGATCGAGGCCGACTACGTCGTGATCGCGACCGGCTCGACGGTGAACGTCCCCGACCTCCCGGGGATCGACGAGGTCGATCCCATGACCAGCGCGGACGTCCTCGATACGACGGAGTTCCCCGACTCGGGGATCGTCATGGGCTTCGGCTACGTCGGCCTCGAACTCGTCCCCTATCTCTCGGAGGCCGCCGGGATGGAGCTCACCGTCATCGAGCACGACGAGCGGCCGATCGACGAGGCCCCCCCAGGGTACGGCGACACCGTTCTCGACCTCTACCGCGAGCAGTTCGGGATCGAGGTGCTGACGGACGCGACCGAGCGTTCGGTCGAGCGGGGCGAGGACGGCGGGGTCCGCATGGAGGTCGAACACGACGGGAGGACGGAGAGCCTCGAGGCCGACCAGCTGTTCGCGTTCACCGGCCGGAAGCCGAACCTAGACGGGCTGGGGCTCGAGAACACCGACCTCTCGCCTGAGGAGGGCTGGGTCGAGGACACGATGCGGGCACGCGACGACCCTCATACGTTCGTCGTCGGGGACGCCAACGGCCGCGAGCCGATCCTCCACGTCGCGAAGGAGCAGGGCTATCACGCCGCGGACAACCTCGTCGCCCACAAAGCGGGCCGCGAGCTGCTGCCCTACGAGAACGTCGTCCACCGCGTGATCTTCAGCGGGCTGGGGGTGTATCCGTTCGCCCGCGTCGGCCACACCGAGGAGAGCGCCCGCGAGGAGGGGTACGACCCGGAGGTCGTCACCCGCGCGGCCGCCAGCGACGGCGTGTTCAAGGTGAAGGACGTCCCCGAGGGGCTCGCGACGCTCGTGGTCGCACAGGACGGGACTGTGCTCGGCTACCAAGGGCTACACCACCACGCCGACTCGATGGCCAAGACGATGCAGATCGTCGTCGAGCTCGGGCTGGACGTCCGGGAGCTACCTGATAGAGCGTATCACCCGACGCTGCCGGAGATCCTCGACGGGCTGTTCCGGGAGACGAGCGCCCGGCTAGACGGATAG
- a CDS encoding sulfite exporter TauE/SafE family protein — MSPELAALLALIALFAGVGITAIGPGGVFVTIALFALSPLSTAEVAGTASATFVATGLLGSLVYLQSGEFAQGHAREMAIVLSVTSILGALAGSQLNLLLPEAVFGYLLSAFVACIGGVIVYRERVGLRPSNRLDAVPDRQRRILIGSIGFGVGVLGGLLGVGGPVVAVPILVVLGVPMLVAVAVAQVQSVFISGFAAASYALAGAVSIPVALLVGIPQLIGVVAGWKVAHLVDPGRLRVILGVVLIVVAPTLLL, encoded by the coding sequence GTGTCCCCCGAACTCGCCGCCCTCCTCGCGCTGATCGCGCTGTTCGCCGGCGTCGGGATCACCGCGATCGGCCCCGGCGGCGTCTTCGTCACGATCGCGCTGTTCGCGCTGTCGCCGCTCTCGACCGCGGAGGTCGCGGGCACCGCCAGCGCGACGTTCGTCGCGACCGGCCTCCTGGGAAGCCTCGTCTACCTCCAGTCGGGCGAGTTCGCACAGGGCCACGCCCGCGAGATGGCGATCGTTCTCAGCGTGACGAGCATCCTCGGCGCGCTCGCGGGCTCGCAGCTCAACCTCCTGTTGCCCGAGGCGGTCTTCGGCTACCTGCTATCGGCGTTCGTCGCCTGCATCGGCGGCGTGATCGTCTATCGCGAGCGAGTCGGGCTGCGCCCCTCGAACCGCCTCGACGCCGTCCCCGACCGCCAGCGCCGGATCCTGATCGGCTCGATCGGCTTCGGGGTCGGGGTGCTCGGCGGGCTGCTCGGGGTCGGCGGCCCCGTCGTCGCCGTGCCGATCCTCGTGGTCCTCGGGGTGCCGATGCTCGTGGCCGTCGCGGTCGCGCAGGTCCAGTCGGTGTTCATCTCCGGGTTCGCGGCCGCCAGCTACGCGCTCGCGGGCGCGGTGTCGATCCCCGTCGCGCTGCTCGTGGGGATCCCCCAGCTGATCGGCGTCGTCGCCGGCTGGAAGGTCGCCCACCTGGTCGATCCCGGCCGGCTGCGGGTGATCCTGGGGGTCGTCCTGATCGTGGTGGCGCCGACGCTGCTGCTCTGA
- a CDS encoding 2-oxoacid:acceptor oxidoreductase subunit alpha, protein MPEDLNWAVGGEAGDGIDSTGKIFAQALSRAGRHVFTSKDFASRIRGGYTAYKIRTSVDELNSVVDRLDILVALTQRTIDENLDELHEDSVVIYDGERSWDAEVPDEQIPLDVPLKSLAEDAGGAIMQNVVALGAACEVANFPIEHLDSALEKRFGDKGQKLVDNNQEAARKGRDYVRENYDHDFGYDLDTTDEDYVLLNGDEAIGMGALVAGCRFYAGYPITPATNVMEYLTGRIDEYGGTVVQAEDELSAINMALGAARAGARSMTATSGPGIDLMTETFGLIATTETPLVIADVMRSGPSTGMPTKQEQGDLNMTLYGGHGEIPRFVLAPTTIAECFHKTIEAFNLAEKYQTPVYVVSDLAMAVTEQTFSPEEFDMDAVEIDRGKVVDEDDIDQYMDEQGRFQPHYDAADGISPRAFPGTVEGAHMTTGLEHDELGRRTEDTDERVQQVDKRNRKVETAQNEEDWSPREFGNEDAENLVLSWGSNEGAIREAMQELDIDVRFISVPYMFPRPDLTEAVESAEKTVVVECNATGQFADVVERDTLTRVERINKYNGVRFNADELVDRITEAFAAESEVTA, encoded by the coding sequence ATGCCTGAGGACTTAAACTGGGCCGTCGGCGGCGAAGCCGGCGACGGGATCGATTCGACGGGGAAGATCTTCGCCCAGGCTCTCTCACGGGCTGGACGACACGTCTTCACATCCAAGGACTTCGCATCGCGGATCCGCGGCGGCTACACCGCCTACAAGATCCGGACCTCAGTCGACGAGCTGAACAGCGTCGTCGACCGGCTCGACATCCTCGTTGCGCTGACCCAGCGCACCATCGACGAGAACCTCGACGAGCTCCACGAGGACAGCGTCGTCATCTACGACGGCGAGCGCTCGTGGGACGCCGAGGTGCCCGACGAGCAGATCCCCCTCGACGTGCCGCTCAAGTCGCTGGCGGAGGACGCCGGCGGCGCTATCATGCAGAACGTCGTCGCGCTCGGGGCCGCCTGTGAAGTGGCGAACTTCCCGATCGAACACCTCGACAGCGCCCTCGAGAAGCGCTTCGGCGACAAGGGCCAGAAGCTCGTGGACAACAACCAGGAGGCCGCCCGGAAGGGCCGGGACTACGTCCGCGAGAACTACGACCACGACTTCGGCTACGACCTCGACACCACCGACGAGGACTACGTGCTGCTCAACGGCGACGAGGCCATCGGGATGGGCGCGCTCGTCGCCGGCTGTCGGTTCTACGCGGGCTACCCGATCACCCCCGCGACGAACGTGATGGAGTACCTCACCGGTCGGATCGACGAGTACGGCGGCACCGTCGTGCAGGCCGAGGACGAGCTCTCGGCGATCAACATGGCGCTGGGCGCGGCACGGGCCGGCGCCCGCTCGATGACCGCCACCTCGGGGCCGGGGATCGACCTGATGACCGAGACGTTCGGCCTCATCGCGACCACCGAGACGCCGCTCGTGATCGCCGACGTGATGCGCTCGGGCCCCTCGACGGGGATGCCCACCAAACAGGAGCAGGGCGACCTGAACATGACGCTGTACGGCGGCCACGGCGAGATCCCTCGCTTCGTCCTCGCGCCGACGACGATCGCCGAGTGTTTCCACAAGACCATCGAGGCGTTCAACCTCGCCGAGAAGTACCAGACGCCGGTCTACGTGGTCTCGGACCTCGCGATGGCGGTGACCGAACAGACGTTCTCGCCCGAGGAGTTCGACATGGACGCCGTCGAGATCGACCGCGGGAAGGTCGTCGACGAGGACGACATCGACCAGTACATGGACGAGCAGGGTCGTTTCCAGCCCCACTACGACGCCGCCGACGGTATCAGCCCCCGGGCGTTCCCCGGCACCGTCGAGGGCGCACACATGACCACCGGCCTCGAGCACGACGAGCTGGGCCGGCGGACGGAGGACACCGACGAGCGGGTCCAGCAGGTCGACAAACGAAACCGGAAGGTCGAGACCGCCCAGAACGAGGAGGACTGGTCGCCCCGGGAGTTCGGCAACGAGGACGCGGAGAACCTCGTGCTCTCGTGGGGCTCGAACGAGGGCGCGATCAGGGAGGCGATGCAGGAGCTCGACATCGACGTGCGGTTCATCTCGGTGCCGTACATGTTCCCGCGGCCGGACCTGACCGAGGCCGTCGAGAGCGCCGAGAAGACCGTCGTCGTCGAGTGTAACGCGACGGGCCAGTTCGCGGACGTCGTCGAGCGCGACACCCTTACACGCGTCGAGCGCATCAACAAATACAACGGCGTCCGGTTCAACGCGGACGAACTCGTCGATCGGATCACGGAGGCGTTCGCCGCCGAATCGGAGGTTACAGCATGA
- a CDS encoding elongation factor EF-2 codes for MGRRKKIVQECERLMDNPDHIRNIAIAAHVDHGKTTLTDNLLAGAGMIADEGEATRLMMDTEEDEQERGITIDAANVSMTHEYEETNHLINLIDTPGHVDFGGDVTRAMRAVDGALVVVDAVEGAMPQTETVVRQALREGVKPTLFINKVDRLISELQEGPQEMQQRLMSVIGDVNELIRGMTEDMDDIDEDWTVSVEDGTVAFGSALYRWGVSMPSMQATGIDFGDIIELERNDERQELHDRTPLSDVVLDMVCEHFPNPVEAQPRRIPRIWRGDDESDLAEGMRLVDDEGEVVLMVTDIGIDPHAGEIAAGRVFSGTIEKGQELYVSGTAGKNRVQSVGIYMGGEREEVEHVPAGNIAAVTGLRDAIAGSTVSSVEMTPFESIEHISEPVITKSVEAKSMDDLPKLIETLRQVSKEDPTIQITINEDTGEHLISGQGELHLEVITQRIERNQGIPVNTGEPIVVFREAIQQPTDTVEGISPNRHNRFYLTAEPLSEEIVEQIKLGEVSMDMPEQERREVLQETGMDKDTSQNVEHIFGSNILIDDTKGIQHLNETMELVIEGLEDALDEGPLAGEPVQGTLLRLNDARLHEDTIHRGPAQVIPAVRRAVHRALIAGEIALLEPIQNVRIDVPSEHMGSASGEIQGRRGRVDDMYQEGDLMVIEGIAPVDEMIGFSSDIRSATEGRASWNTENAGFRVMSDTLQRETIMEIRERKGMKLELPESIDYF; via the coding sequence ATGGGCCGACGAAAGAAGATCGTTCAGGAGTGTGAACGGCTGATGGACAACCCGGACCACATCCGGAACATCGCCATCGCCGCACACGTCGATCACGGGAAGACGACGCTGACCGACAACCTGCTGGCCGGCGCGGGCATGATCGCCGACGAGGGCGAGGCCACCCGGCTGATGATGGACACCGAGGAGGACGAACAGGAGCGTGGCATCACCATCGACGCGGCGAACGTCTCGATGACCCACGAGTACGAGGAGACCAACCACCTCATCAACCTCATCGACACGCCGGGTCACGTCGACTTCGGCGGCGACGTCACCCGCGCGATGCGCGCGGTCGACGGCGCCCTGGTCGTCGTCGACGCCGTCGAGGGCGCGATGCCCCAGACCGAGACCGTCGTCCGCCAGGCGCTCCGGGAGGGCGTCAAGCCGACGCTGTTCATCAACAAGGTCGACCGGCTCATCAGCGAGCTCCAGGAGGGGCCCCAGGAGATGCAGCAGCGTCTCATGTCGGTCATCGGCGACGTCAACGAGCTCATCCGCGGGATGACTGAGGACATGGACGACATCGACGAGGACTGGACGGTCTCCGTCGAGGACGGCACCGTCGCCTTCGGCTCGGCGCTCTATCGCTGGGGCGTCTCGATGCCCTCGATGCAGGCGACCGGCATCGACTTCGGCGACATCATCGAACTCGAGCGCAACGACGAGCGCCAGGAGCTCCACGACCGGACGCCCCTGTCGGACGTCGTCCTGGACATGGTCTGTGAGCACTTCCCGAACCCCGTCGAAGCCCAGCCCCGTCGTATCCCGCGCATCTGGCGCGGCGACGACGAGTCGGACCTCGCGGAGGGCATGCGGTTGGTCGACGACGAGGGCGAGGTCGTCCTGATGGTCACCGACATCGGTATCGATCCCCACGCCGGCGAGATCGCCGCGGGCCGTGTCTTCTCGGGCACCATCGAGAAAGGTCAGGAGCTCTACGTCTCGGGTACCGCGGGCAAGAACCGCGTCCAGTCCGTCGGCATCTACATGGGCGGCGAGCGAGAGGAGGTCGAACACGTCCCCGCGGGCAACATCGCCGCGGTCACCGGGCTGCGCGACGCGATCGCCGGCTCGACGGTCTCCTCCGTGGAGATGACCCCCTTCGAGTCGATCGAGCACATCTCCGAGCCCGTCATCACCAAGAGCGTCGAGGCCAAGAGCATGGACGACCTGCCGAAGCTCATCGAGACGCTGCGACAGGTCTCGAAGGAGGACCCCACGATCCAGATCACGATCAACGAGGACACCGGCGAGCACCTCATCAGCGGGCAGGGCGAGCTCCACCTCGAAGTGATCACCCAGCGCATCGAGCGAAACCAGGGAATTCCCGTCAACACCGGTGAGCCGATCGTCGTCTTCCGCGAGGCGATCCAGCAGCCCACCGACACCGTCGAGGGGATCTCGCCGAACCGCCACAACCGCTTTTACCTCACCGCCGAACCCCTCTCGGAGGAGATCGTCGAGCAGATCAAGCTCGGCGAGGTCTCGATGGACATGCCCGAACAGGAGCGCCGCGAGGTGCTTCAGGAGACCGGCATGGACAAGGACACCTCCCAGAACGTCGAACACATCTTCGGTAGCAACATCCTGATCGACGACACGAAGGGGATCCAGCACCTCAACGAGACGATGGAGCTGGTCATCGAGGGCCTCGAGGACGCCCTCGACGAGGGTCCCCTCGCCGGCGAGCCCGTCCAGGGGACGCTGCTGCGCCTGAACGACGCGCGCCTGCACGAGGACACCATTCACCGGGGTCCCGCACAGGTCATCCCCGCGGTGCGACGCGCGGTCCACCGCGCGCTCATCGCCGGCGAGATCGCGCTGCTCGAGCCCATCCAGAACGTCCGCATCGACGTTCCCAGCGAGCACATGGGATCCGCCAGCGGCGAGATCCAGGGCCGCCGTGGCCGCGTCGACGACATGTATCAGGAGGGCGACCTCATGGTCATCGAGGGAATCGCCCCCGTCGACGAGATGATCGGCTTCTCGAGCGACATCCGGAGCGCCACCGAGGGCCGGGCCTCCTGGAACACCGAGAACGCCGGCTTCCGCGTGATGTCTGACACCCTCCAGCGCGAGACCATCATGGAGATCCGCGAGCGAAAGGGCATGAAGCTCGAACTGCCCGAGTCGATCGACTACTTCTAA
- a CDS encoding 2-oxoacid:ferredoxin oxidoreductase subunit beta, producing the protein MSSQAHFTDFKSDKQPTWCPGCGDFGTMNGMMKALANTGNSPDDTFICAGIGCSGKIGTYMHSYALHGVHGRALPVGTGVKLANPDLEVMVAGGDGDGYSIGAGHFIHAVRRNVDMTYVVMDNRIYGLTKGQFSPTSREDFETSTSPEGTKQSPVHPLALAMAAGGSFIAQSFSSDAMRHTEIIEEAIEHDGFSLVNTYSPCVTFNDVDTYDFFRDSLIDLEDEEEEHDPTDYDQAREKIMDFDNIYQGVLYQDDDSVGYEKRLGIDEPMNEIPDGAPEGAMDLVREFY; encoded by the coding sequence ATGAGCTCTCAGGCACACTTCACCGACTTCAAGTCGGACAAGCAACCCACGTGGTGTCCCGGCTGCGGCGACTTCGGGACGATGAACGGCATGATGAAGGCACTGGCGAACACCGGCAACAGCCCGGACGACACCTTCATCTGCGCGGGGATCGGCTGCTCGGGCAAGATCGGCACGTACATGCACTCGTATGCGCTCCACGGCGTCCACGGGCGCGCGCTGCCGGTCGGCACCGGCGTGAAGCTCGCGAACCCCGACCTCGAAGTGATGGTCGCGGGCGGGGACGGCGACGGCTACTCGATCGGCGCGGGCCACTTCATCCACGCCGTCCGGCGGAACGTCGACATGACGTACGTCGTCATGGACAACAGGATCTACGGGCTGACGAAGGGGCAGTTCTCGCCGACCAGCCGCGAGGACTTCGAGACCTCGACCTCGCCCGAGGGGACCAAGCAGTCGCCGGTCCACCCGCTCGCGCTGGCGATGGCCGCCGGCGGCAGCTTCATCGCCCAGTCGTTCTCCTCGGACGCGATGCGTCACACCGAGATCATCGAGGAGGCCATCGAGCACGACGGCTTCTCGCTGGTCAACACCTACAGCCCGTGTGTGACGTTCAACGACGTCGACACCTACGACTTCTTCCGGGACTCGCTGATCGACCTCGAGGACGAGGAGGAGGAGCACGACCCCACCGACTACGACCAGGCCCGCGAGAAGATCATGGACTTCGATAACATCTATCAGGGCGTGCTCTACCAGGACGACGACAGCGTGGGCTACGAGAAGCGCCTCGGCATCGACGAGCCGATGAACGAGATCCCCGACGGTGCTCCCGAGGGCGCGATGGACCTCGTCCGCGAGTTCTACTGA
- the kdgK1 gene encoding bifunctional 2-dehydro-3-deoxygluconokinase/2-dehydro-3-deoxygalactonokinase has protein sequence MTDLVTFGETMVRLSPPGNERLETTTELEVRAAGAESNVAVAAARLGAGAVWTSKLPDSPLGRRVTGELESYGLETDAVLSEEGRQGTYYIEFAGEPRGTDVIYDRADAAVTTARAEELPTERIREAEWFYTSGITPALSETLEETTETLLWTAQDAGTRTAFDLNYRSKLWSPEEARETLTGLFEDVDVLVTAVRDARDVLGAEGDREAVARGLADEWGFETVVLTLGAEGALAHHDGELIEQPAFETETHDPIGTGDAFVGAFLARRIAGGDVASALEYGAATASLKRTVPGDIAVVTPAEVERVIDEGSDGISR, from the coding sequence ATGACCGATCTCGTGACGTTCGGCGAGACGATGGTGCGCCTCTCGCCGCCGGGCAACGAGCGCCTCGAAACGACGACCGAGCTGGAAGTGCGGGCCGCCGGCGCCGAGAGCAACGTCGCGGTCGCCGCCGCCCGACTGGGCGCCGGCGCCGTCTGGACCTCGAAGCTGCCCGACTCCCCGCTGGGACGGCGCGTCACGGGCGAGCTCGAGAGCTACGGGCTCGAGACCGACGCCGTCCTGAGCGAGGAGGGCCGTCAGGGCACCTACTACATCGAGTTCGCGGGCGAGCCCCGCGGGACGGACGTGATCTACGACCGGGCGGACGCGGCGGTGACGACCGCCCGCGCCGAGGAGCTGCCCACCGAGCGGATCCGCGAGGCGGAGTGGTTCTACACGAGCGGGATCACCCCCGCGCTCTCCGAGACCCTCGAAGAGACCACCGAAACGCTGCTCTGGACGGCCCAGGACGCGGGGACGAGGACGGCGTTCGACCTGAACTACCGGAGCAAGCTCTGGTCGCCCGAGGAGGCCCGTGAGACGCTGACGGGCCTGTTCGAGGACGTCGACGTGCTCGTGACCGCGGTCCGGGACGCGCGGGACGTCCTCGGTGCGGAGGGCGACCGGGAGGCGGTCGCCCGCGGGCTGGCCGACGAGTGGGGCTTCGAGACGGTCGTGCTCACGCTGGGAGCCGAGGGCGCGCTCGCCCATCACGACGGGGAGCTGATCGAGCAGCCCGCCTTCGAGACGGAGACCCACGACCCCATCGGGACGGGCGACGCCTTCGTCGGCGCCTTCCTCGCGCGGCGGATCGCGGGCGGGGACGTCGCGAGCGCGCTCGAATACGGGGCGGCGACGGCGTCGCTCAAGCGCACCGTTCCGGGGGACATCGCGGTCGTCACCCCCGCGGAGGTCGAACGCGTGATCGACGAGGGGAGCGACGGGATCTCGCGGTAG